GACGGCCTGCTTGATCTGGTTGAAGAAGTTCGCCTGCAGATTGGCGACGGCAAGGCCGATCTTCTTGACTTCGGCGGCGTTGGCCGAACCGAGCGACAGGGCAAGAAGGGCAGCGGACGTCAGCAGAATGCGTGAAAATTTCATGATTATTCCTCCATTTGTTGATTTTTGACCTTCGGGCAGATCGAACCTCCTCCCCTCCGGTCGTTTTTCACGCCTCCCGTATCGGGAGGGTCGTTTATTGCGCGGACGGCTCATCCCCGTCCGCAGGCAAATTCAGCTTCTGCGACGGCGCAGCGTTTCAGCACCCACAGCCAGCACGATGACGACACCGATGATGACCTGCTGAAGAAAGGGAGAGACGTTGAGCAGGTTGAGGCCGTTGCGCAGCACGCCGATGATCAGCACGCCGATCAGCGTTCCGCCGATGCCGCCAGCACCGCCCGAAAGCGAGGTTCCGCCGATCACAACGGCCGCAATCGTATCCAGCTCGTAGCCGAAACCGCTGGAGGGCTGTACTGAGTCGAGACGTGCGGCAAGAACGATGCCCGCCAGACCGGCCAGAACCGCGCAGACGACATAAACGCAGATCGTCACCAGCGGCACGTTGATGCCGGCAAGACGCGCCACCTCAGGATTGCCGCCCACCGCATAGACGGTGCGGCCTTCCGAGCGGAAGCGCAGGAAAGCCCAGGACACCAGCACCACGACCAGCATTAGCAGCACGGTCGCGGTCAGCACGCCGAAATGGCGCTCAATCGCCAGCATCATGAACCAGTCAGGAAAGCCGACGATCTGCTGGCCATCGGTGATCATGTTTGCAAGGCCGCGCGCAACCGACATCATTGCAAGTGTGGCAATGAAGGCGGGCACACGGAAGGCCGTTACCAGAATACCGACCACAAGGCCGCAGGCTGCGGACGCGACAAGCGCGAGCACGATCGCCATGCCCATCGGCATGCCCGCGACATTGGCTGTCCAGCCCATGATCATCATCGACAGTGCCAACACCGAGCCGACAGACAGATCGATGCCGCCAAGCAGGATGACGAAGGTCATGCCAACGGCCATGATGCCGAGAACGGTGATCTGGTCGAGGATGTTCAGGCCGTTTCGCAGCGACAGGAAATTCTCGCTGGCGAAAGTCAGGAACACACAGAGCATCAGCAGGCCCAAAAGTGGTCCGGTGGCACCGCTCAGCCAGGCAAGCGGGCTCCTGGTGTGC
This window of the Agrobacterium fabrum str. C58 genome carries:
- a CDS encoding ABC transporter permease, which translates into the protein MSALERNEGVTHTRSPLAWLSGATGPLLGLLMLCVFLTFASENFLSLRNGLNILDQITVLGIMAVGMTFVILLGGIDLSVGSVLALSMMIMGWTANVAGMPMGMAIVLALVASAACGLVVGILVTAFRVPAFIATLAMMSVARGLANMITDGQQIVGFPDWFMMLAIERHFGVLTATVLLMLVVVLVSWAFLRFRSEGRTVYAVGGNPEVARLAGINVPLVTICVYVVCAVLAGLAGIVLAARLDSVQPSSGFGYELDTIAAVVIGGTSLSGGAGGIGGTLIGVLIIGVLRNGLNLLNVSPFLQQVIIGVVIVLAVGAETLRRRRS